The Struthio camelus isolate bStrCam1 chromosome 17, bStrCam1.hap1, whole genome shotgun sequence genome window below encodes:
- the ZCCHC8 gene encoding zinc finger CCHC domain-containing protein 8, with product MAAEVDFGDRELFEQLEEEDGPPPPPPHLRFEEEEEEGPEGALAELRERLRDCQETVRRLRAENQELKRKLSILTRPSGISVDSSKYDGPLLQILFMNNVISKQYHQEIEDFIFNLVQKYEEQQRSEPEKTHFNVKPQPSSVLLEEDSKAASSNSAKKMKEAFSVVGSVLYFTNFCLDKLGQPILNENPQLTEGWEIPKYQQVFSQILSLDGQEIQVKPKRPKPHCFNCGSEDHQMKDCPKPRNAARISEKRKEYLEACGEASNQNFQQRYHAEEVEERFGKFKPGVISGELQDALGVTDNSLPPFIYRMRQLGYPPGWLKEAEMEHSGLALYDGKDDGETEDEGSHQPKCVTYDVSKLINYPGFNMSAPSGIPDEWRIFGSIPMQPSQQKDVFANYLSNFHAPSTKSSNKRAATQSSSHHSKRPKEDNLEVPATDMDLDSDLEVSQRSQTRKSFQFQPPLPPGPPSSSTPPPLPRGTPPLTPLNSTPPQPPTPAPPPPPRTSPPFTLSSDMSQPKIVDSTMDEDTLTLEELEEQQRLIWAALEQAESTNSDSDIPVDTPLTGNSVTSSPSRNEVDLVAEVRSSDKVVTVETKFSDTSTQVPGNEHSKTSPNPGDNSLNLKENPNNVDSEGMLDNTTPAPEVEVNNGGNTDVYQVVTSTESSAKNSSPVPDMSKFAAGITPFEFENMAESTGVYLRIRSVLKNSPRNQQKKKPSS from the exons ATGGCGGCTGAGGTGGATTTCGGGGACCGCGAGCTCTTCGAGCAGCTCgaggaggaggacgggccgccgccgccgccgcctcacctccgcttcgaggaggaggaggaggagggacccgAGGGCGCCCTGGCCGAACTGCGCGAGCGGCTGCGGGACTGCCAAGAGACGGTGCGGCGGCTCCGGGCGGAGAAT CAAGAACTTAAAAGGAAACTGAGTATTCTGACTCGTCCTAG TGGAATTTCAGTGGACAGCTCTAAATATGATGGACCTCTGCTACAGATTTTATTTATGAACAATGTCATTTCAAA ACAATATCATCAAGAaattgaagattttatttttaatttagttcaGAAATACGAAGAGCAGCAGAGGTCTGAACCAGAAAAAACCCACTTCAATGTTAAGCCGCAG CCCTCCAGTGTCCTTTTGGAAGAGGACTCTAAAGCAGCAAGCTCGAATTCTGCtaaaaaaatgaaggaagccTTCAGT GTTGTAGGAAGTGTTCTGTATTTTACCAATTTTTGTCTTGATAAACTGGGACAGCCTATATTAAATGAGAATCCACAGCTGACAGAAGGATGGGAAATACCTAA ATATCAGCAAGTTTTCAGCCAGATTCTCTCCCTAGATGGACAAGAAATACAAGTAAAACCAAAAAG GCCAAAACCTCATTGTTTCAATTGTGGTTCTGAAGACCATCAAATGAAAGACTGCCCAAAG CCACGAAACGCTGCTCGTATAAGTGAGAAGAGAAAGGAGTATTTGGAAGCTTGTGGTGAAGCCAGCAATCAGAATTTTCAGCAGCGTTATCATGCAGAAGAAGTAGAAGAGAGATTTGGAAAATTTAAACCAGGAGTAATTAG TGGAGAGCTTCAAGATGCACTTGGGGTCACAGATAACAGTCTTCCTCCATTTATATATCGCATGCGTCAGCTGGGTTATCCTCCAGGTTGGCTCAAAGAGGCTGAAATGGAGCACTCGGGCCTTGCACTTTATGATGGAAAAG ATGATGGTGAAACAGAAGATGAAGGATCTCATCAACCAAAATGTGTCACTTATGATGTCTCTAAGTTGATAAACTATCCAGGCTTTAATATGTCCGCTCCAAGTGGGATCCCAGAT GAATGGCGGATATTTGGTTCCATACCCATGCAGCCATCTCAACAGAAGGATGTTTTTGCTAACTACCTTTCTAATTTTCACGCG CCAAGTACAAAATCGAGCAATAAAAGGGCTGCAACACAGTCAAGCTCTCATCATTCAAAGCGACCAAAAGAAGACAACTTGGAGGTACCAGCAACTGACATGGACCTAGATTCTG ATCTGGAAGTGTCACAAAGATCTCAAACTCGTAAAAGCTTTCAGTTCCAGCCTCCACTGCCACCTGGACCTCCATCGAGTTCAACTCCTCCCCCTTTACCACGAGGGACACCTCCACTTACTCCACTAAATTCTACACCACCTCAACCTCCAACACccgctccccctcctcctcctaggACTAGTCCACCGTTCACTCTTTCCAGTGATATGTCTCAGCCAAAAATAGTGGACTCAACGATGGATGAGGATACTCTGACTTTAGAAGAGCTGGAGGAACAGCAGCGATTAATTTGGGCAGCCCTAGAGCAGGCAGAAAGCACGAACAGTGACTCTGATATTCCTGTTGATACACCTTTAACTGGAAACTCTGTTACATCATCCCCATCTAGGAATGAAGTAGATCTTGTTGCAGAAGTAAGATCATCTGACAAAGTGGTTACAGTGGAAACTAAGTTTTCTGACACTAGCACACAGGTACCAGGAAATGAACATTCTAAAACTAGTCCTAATCCAGGGGATAATTCacttaatttaaaggaaaatcctAATAATGTGGATTCTGAAGGCATGCTGGATAACACCACCCCGGCTCCCGAAGTTGAGGTTAACAACGGAGGAAATACAGATGTTTATCAAGTGGTCACAAGCACTGAATCATCTGCAAAAAACTCCAGTCCTGTTCCTGACATGagcaagtttgctgcaggaatAACACcatttgaatttgaaaatatGGCAGAATCAACAGGTGTTTATCTTCGCATACGGAGTGTTTTAAAAAATTCCCCGAGaaaccagcaaaagaaaaagccctCATCTTAA
- the RSRC2 gene encoding arginine/serine-rich coiled-coil protein 2 isoform X1, whose protein sequence is MAGSDTERDGVAPEKSSPEREKKKEQSDASNSPRTSKHHYSRSRSRSRERRRKSDNEGRKHRSRSRSKEARRHESKEKSSKKHKSEDHNDKEHSSDRGRESLNSSENGEDRHKRKERKSSRGRSHSRSRSRERRHRSRSRDRKKSRSRSRERKRRIRSRSRSRSRHRHRSRSRSRTRSRSRERKKRIEKPRRFSRSHSRSPSPPPFRGRNTAMDAQEALARRLERAKKLQEQREKEMVEKQKQQEMAAAAAATGGSVINVAALLASGTQVTPQIAMAAQMAALQAKALAETGIAVPSYYNPAAVNPMKFAEQEKKRKMLWQGKKEGDKSQSAEIWEKLNFGNKDQNVKFRKLMGIKSEDEAGCSSVDEESYKTLKQQEEVFRNLDAQYEMARSQTHTQRGMGLGFTSSMRGMDAV, encoded by the exons ATGGCG GGTAGTGATACAGAACGAGATGGAGTAGCCCCAGAAAAGTCCTCTccggaaagagagaagaaaaaggaacaatcAGATGCATCTAATTCTCCTAGAACATCAAAACATCATTATTCAAGATCACGTTCACGGTCAAGGGAAAGAAGACGGAAGTCAG ataatgaaggaagaaaacacagaagcCGGAGCAGAAGCAAAGAG GCAAGAAGACACGAATCCAAAGAGAAGTCCTCCAAGAAGCACAAATCTGAAGACCACAATGACAAAGAACATTCTTCTGACAGGGGAAGAGAGAGCCTAAATTCATCTGAAAATGGTGAGGATAGACATAAACGCAAGGAGAGAAAATCATCAAGAGGGAGAAGTCACTCAAGATCCAGGTCTCGTGAAAG ACGTCACCGTAGTAGAAGTCGTGATAGGAAAAAATCCCGGTCTcgcagcagagagagaaagcgcCGCATAAGATCTCGTTCTAGATCAAGATCTAGACACAGACATAGAAGTAGAAGTAGAAGCAGGACTAGGAGCAGAAGCAG agaaagaaagaaaagaattgaaaAGCCCCGAAGGTTCAGCAGGAGTCATAGCCGGAGTCCGAGTCCGCCACCTTTTCGGGGACGAAATACAGCTATGGACGCACAGGAAGCATTAGCCAGAAG attggaaagagcaaaaaaattgcaagaacagagagagaaagaaatggttgaaaaacagaaacaacaggAAATGGCTGCAG CGGCTGCAGCCACTGGAGGCTCTGTTATTAATGTTGCTGCCCTTCTGGCATCTGGAACGCAAGTAACTCCTCAGATAGCAATGGCAGCTCAAATGGCAGCACTACAAGCAAAAGCACTAGCAGAGACTGGAATAGCTGTACCTAGCTATTACAACCCAGCAGCAGTGAATCCAATGAAGTTtgctgaacaagaaaaaaagcgGAAGATGCTTTGGCAAGGCAAAAAAGAAGGG GATAAATCACAGTCTGCAGAAATATGGGAAAAATTGAATTTTGGAAACAAGGACCAAAATGTCAAATTCAGAAAACTGATGGGCATTAAG aGTGAGGATGAAGCTGGCTGTAGTTCAGTTGATGAAGAGAGTTACAAAACTCTGAAACAACAGGAAGAAGTCTTCAGAAATCTAGATGCACAGTATGAAATGGCAAGATCACAGACTCATACGCAAAGAGGAATGGGATTGGGGTTTACATCTTCAATGCGAGGAATGGATGCGGTTTga
- the RSRC2 gene encoding arginine/serine-rich coiled-coil protein 2 isoform X2: protein MHLILLEHQNIIIQDHVHGQGKEDGSQIMKEENTEAGAEAKRTNFFLKQARRHESKEKSSKKHKSEDHNDKEHSSDRGRESLNSSENGEDRHKRKERKSSRGRSHSRSRSRERRHRSRSRDRKKSRSRSRERKRRIRSRSRSRSRHRHRSRSRSRTRSRSRERKKRIEKPRRFSRSHSRSPSPPPFRGRNTAMDAQEALARRLERAKKLQEQREKEMVEKQKQQEMAAAAAATGGSVINVAALLASGTQVTPQIAMAAQMAALQAKALAETGIAVPSYYNPAAVNPMKFAEQEKKRKMLWQGKKEGDKSQSAEIWEKLNFGNKDQNVKFRKLMGIKSEDEAGCSSVDEESYKTLKQQEEVFRNLDAQYEMARSQTHTQRGMGLGFTSSMRGMDAV, encoded by the exons ATGCATCTAATTCTCCTAGAACATCAAAACATCATTATTCAAGATCACGTTCACGGTCAAGGGAAAGAAGACGGAAGTCAG ataatgaaggaagaaaacacagaagcCGGAGCAGAAGCAAAGAG AACCAACTTCTTCTTAAAACAGGCAAGAAGACACGAATCCAAAGAGAAGTCCTCCAAGAAGCACAAATCTGAAGACCACAATGACAAAGAACATTCTTCTGACAGGGGAAGAGAGAGCCTAAATTCATCTGAAAATGGTGAGGATAGACATAAACGCAAGGAGAGAAAATCATCAAGAGGGAGAAGTCACTCAAGATCCAGGTCTCGTGAAAG ACGTCACCGTAGTAGAAGTCGTGATAGGAAAAAATCCCGGTCTcgcagcagagagagaaagcgcCGCATAAGATCTCGTTCTAGATCAAGATCTAGACACAGACATAGAAGTAGAAGTAGAAGCAGGACTAGGAGCAGAAGCAG agaaagaaagaaaagaattgaaaAGCCCCGAAGGTTCAGCAGGAGTCATAGCCGGAGTCCGAGTCCGCCACCTTTTCGGGGACGAAATACAGCTATGGACGCACAGGAAGCATTAGCCAGAAG attggaaagagcaaaaaaattgcaagaacagagagagaaagaaatggttgaaaaacagaaacaacaggAAATGGCTGCAG CGGCTGCAGCCACTGGAGGCTCTGTTATTAATGTTGCTGCCCTTCTGGCATCTGGAACGCAAGTAACTCCTCAGATAGCAATGGCAGCTCAAATGGCAGCACTACAAGCAAAAGCACTAGCAGAGACTGGAATAGCTGTACCTAGCTATTACAACCCAGCAGCAGTGAATCCAATGAAGTTtgctgaacaagaaaaaaagcgGAAGATGCTTTGGCAAGGCAAAAAAGAAGGG GATAAATCACAGTCTGCAGAAATATGGGAAAAATTGAATTTTGGAAACAAGGACCAAAATGTCAAATTCAGAAAACTGATGGGCATTAAG aGTGAGGATGAAGCTGGCTGTAGTTCAGTTGATGAAGAGAGTTACAAAACTCTGAAACAACAGGAAGAAGTCTTCAGAAATCTAGATGCACAGTATGAAATGGCAAGATCACAGACTCATACGCAAAGAGGAATGGGATTGGGGTTTACATCTTCAATGCGAGGAATGGATGCGGTTTga
- the RSRC2 gene encoding arginine/serine-rich coiled-coil protein 2 isoform X3, giving the protein MIRTNFFLKQARRHESKEKSSKKHKSEDHNDKEHSSDRGRESLNSSENGEDRHKRKERKSSRGRSHSRSRSRERRHRSRSRDRKKSRSRSRERKRRIRSRSRSRSRHRHRSRSRSRTRSRSRERKKRIEKPRRFSRSHSRSPSPPPFRGRNTAMDAQEALARRLERAKKLQEQREKEMVEKQKQQEMAAAAAATGGSVINVAALLASGTQVTPQIAMAAQMAALQAKALAETGIAVPSYYNPAAVNPMKFAEQEKKRKMLWQGKKEGDKSQSAEIWEKLNFGNKDQNVKFRKLMGIKSEDEAGCSSVDEESYKTLKQQEEVFRNLDAQYEMARSQTHTQRGMGLGFTSSMRGMDAV; this is encoded by the exons ATGATAAG AACCAACTTCTTCTTAAAACAGGCAAGAAGACACGAATCCAAAGAGAAGTCCTCCAAGAAGCACAAATCTGAAGACCACAATGACAAAGAACATTCTTCTGACAGGGGAAGAGAGAGCCTAAATTCATCTGAAAATGGTGAGGATAGACATAAACGCAAGGAGAGAAAATCATCAAGAGGGAGAAGTCACTCAAGATCCAGGTCTCGTGAAAG ACGTCACCGTAGTAGAAGTCGTGATAGGAAAAAATCCCGGTCTcgcagcagagagagaaagcgcCGCATAAGATCTCGTTCTAGATCAAGATCTAGACACAGACATAGAAGTAGAAGTAGAAGCAGGACTAGGAGCAGAAGCAG agaaagaaagaaaagaattgaaaAGCCCCGAAGGTTCAGCAGGAGTCATAGCCGGAGTCCGAGTCCGCCACCTTTTCGGGGACGAAATACAGCTATGGACGCACAGGAAGCATTAGCCAGAAG attggaaagagcaaaaaaattgcaagaacagagagagaaagaaatggttgaaaaacagaaacaacaggAAATGGCTGCAG CGGCTGCAGCCACTGGAGGCTCTGTTATTAATGTTGCTGCCCTTCTGGCATCTGGAACGCAAGTAACTCCTCAGATAGCAATGGCAGCTCAAATGGCAGCACTACAAGCAAAAGCACTAGCAGAGACTGGAATAGCTGTACCTAGCTATTACAACCCAGCAGCAGTGAATCCAATGAAGTTtgctgaacaagaaaaaaagcgGAAGATGCTTTGGCAAGGCAAAAAAGAAGGG GATAAATCACAGTCTGCAGAAATATGGGAAAAATTGAATTTTGGAAACAAGGACCAAAATGTCAAATTCAGAAAACTGATGGGCATTAAG aGTGAGGATGAAGCTGGCTGTAGTTCAGTTGATGAAGAGAGTTACAAAACTCTGAAACAACAGGAAGAAGTCTTCAGAAATCTAGATGCACAGTATGAAATGGCAAGATCACAGACTCATACGCAAAGAGGAATGGGATTGGGGTTTACATCTTCAATGCGAGGAATGGATGCGGTTTga